In a genomic window of Thermococcus celericrescens:
- a CDS encoding RtcB family protein produces MVPLKRIDKIRWEIPKYDKRMRVPGRVYADDQLIEKMRGDRTLEQAANVAMLPGIYKYSIVMPDGHQGYGFPIGGVAAFDAREGIISPGGVGYDVNCLHEETEVISDLGFKIQVKDLPDSFKKVPLKVYDAKEGHNDHSRIMLVAERDADEEIYEINLASGRILKASGDHPVLTENGYIMAKDLNPGDLVAVYPFEGVKYEEPEPRVLLTREDFKNEDRQLVKYLEERGLLPLRMNDPRIGILARILGYFIGDGSFNIYREKNGRERIITGFYGDEVGLEALRKDIEFYFNVRASRVYKRIRKENVKTAWGEFETEGTEYSIKVTSKAFSKLLIKLGAPVGKKTNVDFDVPEWIKKAPKWVKRNFLAGLFGADGSKPTLISDEYKYTPNSISLTAVKTKELEESLVGFLNSIKELLAEFEVTSHVRKVKEYDNRVMYRLVIYSNTREMYNFLSRIGYEYTAQKPYALIFAEYLRRKIVIGENISESNLVQRNRRMRELLPDFESFLKTYGLEGGFVLDPVIEVKRIKSDSKRLYDIGVYHEAHNFIANGVVVHNCGVRLIRTNLTEKEVRPRIKELVDTLFKNVPSGLGSKGRVRLHWTQLDDVLADGAKWAVDNGYGWKEDLEHLEEGGRMEGADPNAVSQKAKQRGAPQLGSLGSGNHFLEVQVVDKVFDEKIAEAYGLFEGQVVVMVHTGSRGLGHQVASDYLRIMEKANRKYGVPWPDRELVSVPFQTEEGQRYFSAMKAAANFAWANRQMITHWVRESFEEVFKRKAEDMEMSIVYDVAHNIAKVEEHEVDGKKVKVVVHRKGATRAFPAGHPDVPRAYRDVGQPVLIPGSMGTASYVLAGAEGSMKETFGSSCHGAGRLMSRHAATRQYRGDRLRNELARQGIYIRAASLRVVAEEAPGAYKSVDNVVNVVHQAGIANLVARMRPMGVAKG; encoded by the coding sequence ATGGTGCCGCTGAAGAGGATAGATAAAATACGCTGGGAGATACCGAAGTACGACAAGAGAATGCGCGTTCCGGGCAGGGTTTACGCTGACGACCAGCTGATAGAGAAGATGAGGGGAGACAGAACCCTTGAGCAGGCTGCCAACGTTGCGATGCTGCCCGGCATCTACAAGTACTCAATCGTCATGCCCGACGGTCACCAGGGCTACGGCTTCCCGATTGGCGGAGTGGCGGCGTTTGACGCCAGAGAAGGTATAATAAGCCCTGGGGGCGTGGGATACGATGTGAATTGTCTTCACGAAGAGACTGAGGTCATAAGTGATTTGGGATTCAAGATCCAGGTAAAAGATCTTCCCGATTCATTCAAAAAGGTTCCACTGAAGGTTTACGACGCAAAGGAGGGCCACAACGATCACTCAAGGATAATGCTGGTTGCAGAGAGGGACGCCGATGAGGAGATATACGAAATAAATCTTGCAAGTGGGAGAATCCTTAAGGCTTCGGGAGACCATCCAGTATTGACAGAGAACGGGTACATAATGGCAAAAGACCTAAATCCCGGCGATTTAGTTGCGGTCTATCCATTCGAAGGAGTGAAATACGAAGAACCCGAACCGAGGGTTCTCTTAACTCGCGAAGATTTCAAAAACGAAGACAGACAGCTGGTTAAGTACTTGGAAGAGAGGGGACTGCTCCCACTGAGGATGAACGACCCAAGGATTGGGATTCTGGCAAGGATACTGGGATACTTTATAGGCGATGGGTCCTTTAACATTTACCGCGAGAAGAACGGTAGGGAACGGATAATCACCGGCTTCTACGGAGACGAGGTGGGACTGGAGGCCCTTAGAAAGGATATCGAGTTCTACTTTAACGTCAGGGCCTCCAGAGTCTACAAAAGGATCAGAAAAGAGAACGTTAAGACTGCATGGGGAGAGTTTGAGACCGAGGGAACTGAGTACTCGATAAAGGTTACATCAAAGGCGTTTTCAAAACTCCTCATTAAGCTGGGTGCTCCGGTGGGCAAGAAAACCAACGTTGACTTCGACGTTCCGGAATGGATCAAAAAGGCTCCCAAATGGGTTAAGAGGAACTTCCTAGCGGGGCTTTTCGGTGCAGACGGAAGCAAGCCGACATTGATTTCAGATGAGTATAAATACACGCCAAATTCCATATCCCTAACTGCAGTTAAGACCAAAGAACTCGAAGAAAGCCTCGTGGGATTCCTAAATTCAATTAAAGAACTGCTGGCGGAGTTTGAAGTCACCTCGCACGTAAGAAAAGTCAAAGAGTACGACAATCGGGTAATGTACAGGCTTGTAATATACTCCAACACGAGGGAGATGTACAACTTCCTCTCCAGAATTGGCTACGAATACACCGCCCAGAAACCCTACGCACTGATCTTCGCGGAATACTTGAGGAGAAAAATCGTGATAGGAGAAAACATCTCAGAGAGCAACTTAGTCCAGAGAAACAGAAGGATGAGAGAACTTCTACCCGACTTCGAGAGCTTTCTCAAGACCTACGGGCTTGAAGGTGGCTTCGTGCTTGATCCAGTAATTGAAGTCAAAAGGATAAAAAGTGACTCCAAAAGGCTCTACGACATCGGAGTCTATCACGAGGCCCACAACTTCATAGCCAACGGCGTTGTCGTCCACAACTGCGGCGTCCGCTTAATCAGGACCAACCTCACCGAGAAGGAAGTAAGACCTCGCATCAAGGAGCTCGTGGACACGCTCTTCAAGAACGTCCCGAGCGGGCTGGGAAGCAAGGGAAGGGTGAGACTCCACTGGACGCAGCTTGACGACGTTCTCGCTGACGGTGCCAAGTGGGCAGTTGACAACGGCTACGGCTGGAAGGAGGACTTGGAGCACCTCGAGGAAGGCGGAAGGATGGAAGGTGCGGATCCAAATGCCGTCAGCCAGAAGGCAAAGCAAAGGGGCGCTCCACAGCTCGGTTCCCTCGGCTCAGGAAACCACTTCCTTGAGGTTCAGGTGGTTGATAAGGTCTTCGACGAGAAGATAGCGGAAGCCTACGGCCTCTTCGAGGGGCAGGTCGTTGTCATGGTTCACACCGGAAGCAGGGGGCTCGGGCACCAAGTGGCGAGCGACTACCTCAGGATAATGGAGAAGGCCAACCGGAAGTATGGGGTTCCGTGGCCAGATAGAGAACTTGTCAGTGTTCCCTTCCAGACAGAGGAGGGACAGAGATACTTCTCCGCGATGAAGGCCGCTGCCAACTTCGCGTGGGCCAACAGGCAGATGATAACCCACTGGGTCAGGGAGAGCTTCGAGGAGGTCTTCAAGAGGAAGGCTGAGGACATGGAGATGAGCATCGTCTACGACGTCGCCCACAACATAGCTAAGGTCGAGGAGCACGAGGTCGATGGGAAGAAAGTCAAGGTCGTGGTTCACAGGAAGGGAGCGACGAGGGCATTCCCGGCCGGCCACCCCGACGTGCCGAGGGCCTACCGCGACGTCGGCCAGCCGGTTCTGATTCCTGGCTCGATGGGAACCGCGAGCTACGTCCTGGCCGGTGCGGAGGGTTCGATGAAGGAGACCTTCGGTAGCTCCTGCCACGGTGCGGGAAGGCTGATGAGCAGGCACGCCGCGACGAGACAGTACCGCGGCGACAGGCTGAGGAACGAGCTCGCAAGGCAGGGAATCTACATCCGCGCGGCGTCTCTCAGAGTCGTTGCCGAGGAGGCTCCAGGGGCTTACAAGAGCGTTGACAACGTCGTCAACGTCGTCCACCAGGCAGGAATAGCGAACCTCGTGGCGAGAATGCGCCCGATGGGCGTCGCCAAGGGGTGA
- a CDS encoding methyltransferase RsmF C-terminal domain-like protein, with amino-acid sequence MNDNPRAEIGQTNDAELVKRLLIENYGYAPELLYEIRGRYHKVYAWKPCSLEIRGPDRNGVYFGRVESDGIRLSIEGSFLVGPKATKNVVELDDGRAKRYLAGESVEIDDKDLHGWVIVKWRSYYLGSAKAKEGRLINYVPKERRLKLEDPTKA; translated from the coding sequence ATGAACGACAATCCGAGGGCGGAGATAGGGCAGACAAATGACGCCGAACTCGTCAAAAGGCTCCTCATTGAGAACTACGGCTATGCGCCGGAGCTCCTCTATGAGATACGCGGGAGGTATCACAAGGTCTACGCCTGGAAACCCTGCTCCCTTGAAATCAGGGGCCCCGACAGAAACGGGGTGTACTTCGGCAGGGTGGAGAGCGACGGGATAAGGCTGAGCATCGAAGGTTCCTTCCTCGTTGGGCCGAAAGCCACAAAGAACGTCGTTGAGCTGGACGACGGGAGGGCTAAGCGGTATCTGGCCGGCGAGAGCGTGGAGATTGATGATAAAGACCTTCACGGATGGGTGATAGTCAAGTGGCGCTCCTACTACCTCGGCTCGGCCAAGGCCAAGGAAGGCAGGCTCATAAACTACGTGCCGAAGGAGAGGAGGCTGAAGCTCGAAGACCCCACGAAAGCTTAA
- a CDS encoding tRNA (cytosine(49)-C(5))-methyltransferase, producing MSARDRIKETNPAFYERYSMLEDTDEFWEFIIRPLRQSIRVNTLKAPLDVVVERLKEEFELEPVPWVREGFFINVDNLAKVPEHSLGLIFGQEASSMIPPVVLGPKPGELVLDMAAAPGSKTGQIAQYMNNEGCIIANDPKISRANVLIANLNRMGVLNTRVSVKDGVYFARFENRFDRILLDAPCSSVGMIRKKWRFLTEWRMKEVVRYMNIQKRLIMAAYRALKPGGTLVYSTCTIDPIENEEVVDYLLRKTDARLERIDLPVKTSEPILEWEGRTYSEELRKALRIHPNDNDTEAFFIAKIVKPEGGA from the coding sequence ATGAGCGCGAGGGACAGGATTAAGGAGACCAATCCCGCCTTTTACGAGCGCTATTCGATGCTTGAAGACACGGACGAGTTCTGGGAGTTCATAATCCGACCCCTGCGGCAGAGCATAAGGGTGAACACCCTCAAGGCTCCGCTTGATGTGGTCGTTGAGAGGCTTAAGGAGGAGTTCGAGCTTGAACCGGTTCCCTGGGTTCGTGAGGGGTTCTTCATCAACGTTGACAACCTCGCGAAGGTGCCGGAGCACAGCCTGGGCCTCATCTTTGGCCAGGAAGCGAGCTCCATGATACCCCCCGTCGTCCTCGGCCCCAAACCTGGTGAGCTGGTTCTCGACATGGCCGCCGCGCCGGGCTCGAAGACGGGCCAGATTGCTCAGTACATGAATAACGAGGGCTGCATAATAGCCAACGACCCCAAAATAAGCAGGGCGAACGTTCTCATAGCGAACCTCAACAGGATGGGGGTTTTGAACACCCGGGTGAGTGTGAAGGACGGCGTTTACTTTGCCCGCTTTGAGAATCGCTTTGACAGGATCCTGCTGGATGCCCCGTGCTCTTCGGTTGGCATGATACGGAAGAAATGGAGGTTCCTGACAGAGTGGCGCATGAAAGAGGTTGTCCGGTACATGAACATCCAGAAGAGGCTCATCATGGCAGCTTACAGGGCGCTCAAGCCCGGCGGAACGCTGGTTTACTCCACCTGCACCATAGACCCCATAGAGAACGAGGAGGTCGTCGATTACCTGCTCCGGAAGACCGACGCGAGGCTCGAGCGCATAGACCTGCCCGTGAAGACCAGCGAGCCGATCCTCGAGTGGGAGGGGAGAACCTACTCGGAGGAGCTGAGAAAGGCCCTGAGGATTCATCCCAACGACAACGACACCGAGGCGTTTTTCATCGCAAAGATTGTAAAGCCGGAGGGAGGGGCATGA
- a CDS encoding archease, which translates to MREWEHYEHTADVGIRGYGESLEEAFEAVALALFDVMVDVRKVESKECREVEAEGEDLMALLYNFLEELLVLHDMDGLVFGDVNVEIENAGEGYRLRAKACGEVLDYEKHEPKEEVKAITYHEMKIEQLPDGRWMAQLVPDI; encoded by the coding sequence ATGAGGGAGTGGGAGCACTACGAGCACACGGCGGATGTGGGCATCCGCGGCTACGGTGAGAGCCTCGAGGAGGCATTTGAAGCAGTTGCCCTAGCGCTCTTTGATGTGATGGTTGACGTGAGGAAGGTGGAGAGCAAAGAATGCCGTGAGGTCGAGGCCGAGGGCGAGGACCTGATGGCGCTCCTGTACAACTTCCTTGAGGAGCTTCTCGTGCTTCACGACATGGATGGTCTGGTCTTTGGGGACGTTAACGTCGAGATAGAGAATGCCGGGGAAGGCTACCGGCTCAGGGCGAAGGCCTGCGGCGAGGTTCTCGACTACGAGAAGCACGAGCCGAAGGAAGAGGTGAAGGCGATAACCTACCACGAGATGAAGATAGAACAGCTGCCGGACGGGAGATGGATGGCGCAGCTGGTTCCGGACATCTGA
- the panB gene encoding 3-methyl-2-oxobutanoate hydroxymethyltransferase — MREITARRIIEMKGKEKIAMITAYDYPSALIADRAGMDIIFIGDSLGMVVYGEGNTLNVSMEQMVFHTRAVSKAVKRALVLADMPFASYEIDTDEGLRNAVRLIQAGADAVKIEGGYDHRKLVRKLVRMGIPVMGHTGLTPQRYLRFGGYRLMGETEEEIEEILRDAKALEKAGAFAVVLEFTLADVAKLVTEEISIPTIGIGAGPWVDGQVLVWHDLLGIYEETPPFVKKYADIGGMMRLAIENYREEVKGGAFPGREHYWEFLDKEDFRKKAARALEKLREED; from the coding sequence ATGAGGGAAATAACGGCGCGAAGGATTATCGAGATGAAGGGGAAGGAAAAGATCGCGATGATAACCGCCTACGATTACCCGTCCGCACTGATAGCCGACAGGGCAGGGATGGACATCATCTTCATCGGCGATTCCCTAGGCATGGTTGTTTACGGCGAGGGGAACACGCTGAACGTTTCTATGGAGCAGATGGTCTTCCACACCAGGGCGGTCTCGAAGGCCGTCAAGAGGGCGCTCGTTCTGGCGGACATGCCCTTTGCGAGCTACGAGATAGACACCGACGAGGGCCTGAGGAACGCGGTTAGACTGATACAGGCCGGTGCGGATGCCGTTAAGATCGAGGGCGGCTACGACCACAGGAAGCTCGTCAGAAAGCTCGTGCGCATGGGAATACCCGTCATGGGGCACACCGGGCTTACCCCGCAGCGCTATCTGAGGTTCGGGGGATACAGATTGATGGGGGAGACCGAGGAGGAGATCGAGGAAATCCTCCGCGACGCCAAGGCACTGGAGAAGGCGGGGGCCTTTGCGGTTGTCCTCGAGTTCACCCTCGCGGACGTGGCAAAACTCGTGACCGAAGAGATATCAATCCCCACGATCGGCATTGGTGCCGGGCCGTGGGTCGACGGCCAGGTTCTCGTCTGGCATGACCTTCTCGGCATCTACGAGGAGACCCCACCCTTCGTCAAGAAGTACGCTGACATCGGCGGGATGATGCGCCTGGCGATTGAGAACTATCGTGAGGAGGTTAAGGGCGGCGCGTTTCCAGGCAGGGAGCACTACTGGGAGTTCCTCGATAAGGAGGACTTCAGGAAAAAGGCCGCGCGTGCCCTGGAGAAACTGAGAGAGGAGGATTGA
- a CDS encoding glycosyltransferase family 2 protein has product MLDEKRVSVVIPAYNEEKRLPSVLGRIPDFIDEVVVVDDGSGDGTYNVARAFSEKDPRTKAIRLERNCGKGCAMRRGVEEASGDVIVFIDADGQHRPEEIIKLVEPIVRGEADLVIGARKVEEAGKRPLHRRISNILTTRLIRLKLGRYVYDTQSGFRAYRREFLPEIESDRYEVETEMLLKAAKMGARIKEVPVGMIYDPSREGRFGIRDVFRFIRAYLRF; this is encoded by the coding sequence ATGCTGGATGAAAAACGGGTAAGCGTTGTGATTCCAGCGTACAACGAAGAAAAGCGCCTTCCCAGCGTTCTGGGCAGGATACCGGACTTTATCGATGAGGTAGTGGTCGTGGACGACGGCTCCGGCGATGGGACTTACAATGTAGCACGGGCGTTCTCCGAGAAGGACCCCAGGACAAAGGCGATTAGACTCGAGAGGAACTGCGGCAAGGGCTGCGCAATGAGAAGGGGCGTTGAGGAGGCCTCTGGGGACGTGATAGTTTTCATCGACGCCGACGGACAGCACAGGCCGGAGGAGATAATAAAGCTCGTCGAGCCCATAGTCCGCGGTGAGGCCGATCTGGTGATAGGGGCAAGGAAGGTCGAGGAGGCTGGAAAAAGGCCGCTGCACAGGAGAATCAGCAACATCCTGACGACACGGCTTATACGCCTCAAACTGGGGCGCTATGTCTACGACACCCAGAGCGGGTTCAGGGCCTACAGACGGGAGTTCCTTCCGGAAATAGAGAGCGACCGCTACGAGGTTGAGACGGAGATGCTCCTGAAGGCCGCAAAGATGGGCGCCAGGATAAAGGAAGTTCCTGTGGGCATGATATACGACCCATCGAGGGAGGGCCGCTTCGGGATCAGGGACGTGTTCCGCTTCATCAGGGCGTACCTTCGGTTTTGA
- a CDS encoding DMT family transporter, giving the protein MRREALGTALALLGMVIYGLEPVVIKSNPTSPISFAALSALLASLILWTAVGWSGGLDEIHENPAGIKPAFLVGFFGTALAYLAYSFGARMSTAINAALITRSEVLWSFLLAWLLLGERITKRLVVYSLVILVGLVFIMVPGHSVELRLGDLLLLLVPLFWQLGHVIAKRLPYSPQTIAALRNTFGFLLLLPLAAASGLEFSGFVIAEGLVIAAGQLVWYGSIKRINLSKATAIITPAPAVAIGVSVLLGETLTLYHVVGFALITAGTLGAIKVKSKVKTEGTP; this is encoded by the coding sequence ATGCGGCGCGAAGCTCTGGGGACCGCCCTGGCGCTCTTGGGGATGGTGATATACGGACTTGAGCCGGTTGTTATAAAGTCCAACCCAACCAGTCCCATTAGTTTCGCTGCCCTCTCTGCCCTGCTTGCATCTCTCATTCTCTGGACAGCGGTCGGCTGGAGTGGGGGGCTGGATGAGATCCATGAAAATCCCGCCGGAATAAAACCGGCGTTTCTGGTAGGTTTCTTCGGAACTGCGCTCGCCTATCTTGCGTACTCCTTTGGGGCCCGGATGAGCACCGCAATAAACGCCGCCCTCATAACGAGGAGCGAGGTTCTGTGGTCGTTCCTTCTAGCGTGGCTCCTCCTGGGGGAGAGGATAACGAAGCGCCTTGTGGTGTATTCCCTAGTTATCCTGGTGGGCCTGGTTTTTATCATGGTTCCGGGACATTCGGTTGAGCTCAGGCTGGGTGATCTTCTGCTCCTCCTCGTGCCCCTCTTCTGGCAGCTGGGCCACGTTATAGCCAAGAGGCTTCCCTACAGCCCCCAGACGATAGCGGCCCTTCGTAACACCTTCGGGTTCCTCCTTCTCCTGCCTCTGGCGGCTGCGTCCGGACTTGAGTTCTCAGGCTTTGTAATCGCAGAGGGTCTGGTGATAGCGGCCGGTCAGCTCGTGTGGTACGGATCGATAAAGCGCATCAACCTCTCCAAGGCAACGGCCATAATAACCCCGGCCCCGGCGGTTGCAATAGGCGTCAGTGTGCTGCTGGGGGAGACGCTGACCCTCTATCATGTCGTTGGTTTCGCCCTCATAACCGCTGGAACCTTGGGGGCGATAAAGGTTAAAAGTAAGGTCAAAACCGAAGGTACGCCCTGA
- a CDS encoding integrase: MNVRISTVATYNRSRYIEDAILQRLSTKSVAFRREGRLWSRERDLNPRPADYEGVIALKTLNEVWSHEKKAFLKWLSRKIERERTVKDYYNALETMFNNYQITLNKKSIKRTIDTLGNKKRYVYGLRNFLKYLAEKEILDEEFSKMLQEAAKAKRSGVREVHLNDYEVSEAWKRIQDRREEARLLFKAMVFSGVRLAQLIRMFESYDPARLQFPLEGIARYPIKDISEGKKRGFWAYFPADFVPELKKFSAKETTAWKWVRYGRVSANSIRKWHYNFLIRRGVPADIADFIQGREAETVGARHYLNKTLLADEWYSAVVEDLKLVLEGGWRSKRARLGISLRGDDK, translated from the coding sequence TTGAACGTTAGGATCTCCACGGTTGCAACGTATAATAGGAGCCGTTACATAGAAGACGCCATTTTACAGCGGCTTTCGACCAAAAGCGTGGCTTTTAGAAGGGAAGGACGGTTGTGGAGCCGGGAGCGGGATTTGAACCCGCGACCTGCGGATTACGAGGGCGTCATCGCACTTAAAACGCTAAACGAAGTGTGGAGCCACGAGAAAAAGGCTTTTCTAAAGTGGCTTTCCCGTAAAATCGAGAGAGAACGGACAGTGAAGGACTACTACAACGCGCTTGAGACAATGTTCAATAACTATCAAATAACCTTGAACAAGAAGAGTATCAAAAGAACAATTGACACTCTCGGAAATAAGAAGAGGTACGTCTACGGTCTCAGGAACTTTCTCAAATATCTTGCAGAGAAGGAAATCCTCGACGAAGAGTTTTCCAAGATGCTCCAAGAGGCCGCAAAAGCAAAGCGGAGTGGTGTGAGAGAGGTTCACCTCAATGACTATGAAGTGTCTGAGGCCTGGAAGCGCATTCAGGACCGCCGCGAGGAGGCTAGGCTCCTCTTCAAGGCGATGGTTTTCTCGGGAGTCCGACTCGCTCAGCTCATCAGGATGTTCGAGAGCTATGACCCGGCGAGGCTCCAGTTTCCTCTTGAAGGTATTGCCAGGTATCCGATCAAAGACATCTCCGAGGGCAAGAAGAGGGGATTTTGGGCGTACTTCCCGGCTGACTTTGTGCCAGAGTTGAAGAAATTCTCGGCAAAGGAGACGACCGCTTGGAAGTGGGTTCGCTATGGCCGCGTTTCGGCGAATAGCATCAGGAAATGGCACTACAACTTCCTGATCCGCAGAGGTGTTCCGGCCGACATCGCAGACTTCATCCAGGGCCGCGAGGCGGAGACAGTAGGCGCCAGGCACTACCTCAACAAAACGCTTCTCGCCGACGAGTGGTATTCTGCCGTGGTTGAGGATTTGAAGCTTGTTTTGGAAGGCGGCTGGCGCTCCAAACGCGCCAGGTTGGGAATTTCCCTCAGGGGTGATGATAAATGA
- a CDS encoding ribbon-helix-helix protein, CopG family, producing MAREKLNGSGAFVWSVSIDKETHSMIKKLAKETGVNNQSAVVRMAIRELYRKILG from the coding sequence ATGGCCCGGGAGAAGCTGAATGGTTCTGGTGCTTTTGTTTGGTCGGTTAGCATCGATAAGGAGACCCATAGTATGATTAAGAAGCTTGCAAAAGAGACTGGAGTAAACAACCAGTCAGCAGTCGTCAGGATGGCGATTAGAGAGCTCTACAGGAAAATCCTTGGGTAA
- a CDS encoding coiled-coil domain-containing protein, with protein sequence MNVYVPFPSFYLEIKRKRVDRAFRTIATIVVAVLILAAFAAGAGIGYYHAKGGEKKGTAVGEDANKNATRKDILNGTDYAEWLKLSTKAQQEAYVQLAKYTQQLMSDFVSYDYQQQGSLGDLKVQVYGPDKVYGFSAFPVQIKITVDKKKPDWAYLHLHSVKVYVINTETGQKIWTRTWSWSGDDVPLLNGDEFVLGTVLKVPDDYAYMVRDAVYSGNFNRAVYHNLTNAVVPRFEIGVEIDAQREMWEWKTADSQEECNNLAGGKEHVYDSNSSTCYILTDMVDTDVTGETTSAYMHTSGVPDFGQWGNLTASAPKSMLNSEYVEMYQIFQQRLYGALSNFEVISMATPIHVMDSTANWKFIFEAVPDYFDPLTKINGKLPVFGDDFRIAVARIIKGGQTWEIAYTKSTKMTDFTTSYELGLPVKYTSTNDTIDYVVAGLAYLELTRDDGTKIPIWYMVVPKVSVQENIEVAFKDSRIRPLVELTNKSQVSDADIQAAQQLVDTIKQELEKKKLQADELRAKAETMNIPEGIEYAKRAKDAYENSERGLDKYLEEVKKGKDGKWALNWLNYARKMEDAGDFWLNAAIKITNGLKEQAEWNAEQAQNIEGLAKQYEPHFDIYGFLQNGIQLPFGLTLVDVLVIIIAAAVTWFGRQFLGPIGSILGLVILVGWFSGKFIGEHLLGGLFDKLKFW encoded by the coding sequence ATGAACGTTTATGTTCCGTTTCCGTCTTTTTATCTTGAAATTAAGCGCAAGAGAGTGGACAGGGCTTTCAGGACAATCGCCACAATAGTGGTAGCAGTTCTGATCTTGGCGGCTTTCGCAGCGGGAGCGGGAATAGGGTACTATCATGCTAAAGGTGGAGAGAAGAAGGGCACTGCCGTTGGGGAGGACGCTAATAAAAACGCCACACGGAAGGATATACTCAATGGTACGGATTATGCGGAATGGTTGAAGCTCTCAACAAAGGCTCAACAGGAGGCATACGTGCAGCTTGCCAAATATACTCAGCAACTTATGAGTGATTTTGTGAGCTATGACTATCAGCAGCAGGGATCGCTCGGAGATCTGAAAGTACAAGTATATGGCCCCGACAAAGTCTATGGTTTCAGTGCGTTTCCAGTCCAAATCAAGATAACTGTGGATAAGAAAAAACCAGATTGGGCCTACTTGCACCTGCACAGTGTTAAAGTTTACGTCATAAACACTGAAACCGGGCAGAAAATCTGGACGAGGACGTGGTCATGGTCTGGAGACGACGTTCCACTCCTTAACGGCGATGAATTCGTTTTGGGGACCGTACTCAAGGTTCCCGACGATTATGCCTACATGGTCCGTGACGCAGTGTACTCCGGAAACTTCAACAGGGCAGTATACCACAATCTAACAAACGCAGTAGTGCCACGTTTTGAAATCGGGGTCGAGATTGATGCACAAAGAGAAATGTGGGAGTGGAAGACTGCAGACAGCCAAGAAGAGTGCAATAACCTCGCAGGAGGTAAGGAGCATGTCTATGACAGTAACTCCTCAACATGTTACATCCTCACTGACATGGTTGACACCGACGTCACTGGCGAAACAACCAGCGCCTACATGCATACCTCTGGAGTCCCTGACTTTGGACAGTGGGGCAATTTAACTGCGAGCGCTCCAAAGAGCATGTTAAATTCTGAGTACGTGGAAATGTATCAAATCTTCCAGCAGCGGCTTTACGGGGCCCTGTCTAACTTTGAAGTCATCAGTATGGCGACGCCAATTCACGTGATGGACTCAACGGCAAACTGGAAGTTCATATTTGAAGCCGTTCCAGATTACTTTGACCCGCTAACAAAAATCAACGGAAAACTCCCGGTTTTTGGCGACGACTTCAGGATTGCCGTTGCGAGAATTATCAAAGGCGGACAAACTTGGGAAATAGCCTACACCAAGTCCACTAAAATGACCGACTTTACCACATCATATGAACTAGGCCTGCCCGTGAAGTACACCTCAACAAACGACACAATAGACTACGTCGTCGCGGGCCTGGCTTATCTTGAGCTCACACGTGACGATGGAACCAAAATCCCTATATGGTACATGGTGGTGCCGAAGGTCTCTGTCCAGGAGAACATTGAGGTAGCGTTCAAAGACAGCAGAATACGACCCCTCGTCGAGCTCACGAACAAGTCCCAAGTCTCTGATGCAGACATCCAAGCGGCGCAGCAGCTTGTTGATACTATCAAACAGGAACTCGAAAAGAAGAAGCTCCAGGCTGATGAACTTAGGGCAAAAGCTGAGACAATGAATATTCCTGAGGGCATTGAGTATGCAAAGAGGGCGAAAGACGCGTATGAGAACTCCGAGAGGGGCCTTGACAAATATCTTGAGGAAGTCAAGAAGGGCAAGGATGGGAAGTGGGCGCTCAACTGGCTGAACTACGCGAGAAAGATGGAAGACGCCGGTGACTTCTGGCTGAACGCGGCGATAAAGATAACCAATGGCCTCAAAGAGCAGGCCGAATGGAATGCAGAACAGGCGCAGAACATTGAAGGCCTTGCAAAACAGTACGAACCACACTTTGACATCTATGGATTCCTTCAGAACGGGATACAGTTACCCTTCGGATTGACACTTGTGGATGTCCTCGTGATAATCATTGCAGCGGCGGTTACCTGGTTCGGCAGACAATTCCTTGGGCCAATAGGCTCGATCCTTGGATTGGTCATCCTCGTGGGCTGGTTCTCCGGCAAATTCATCGGAGAACACCTGTTAGGCGGACTTTTTGACAAGCTGAAGTTTTGGTGA